From the genome of Caloenas nicobarica isolate bCalNic1 chromosome 16, bCalNic1.hap1, whole genome shotgun sequence, one region includes:
- the TMEM119 gene encoding transmembrane protein 119 — MAVTPVMAAWLLLLLAAAPVLAAAPRHAAVLPDVGGSGDAEEVSAEPPARYVTPGTGPTLGDAAGTTVTNSSAPGGVLDRLMDFFKEYMLLVVVVGSLAFVLLFIVCAAVIVRQKHKASAYYPSSFPKKKYVDERDKVGGPRAFDEVPDGAPGGGEPVAIGRQLEADIRAAAHNLRSPPKAGEQKPHPEEEEEEEGSKKLGDEQPTEPPPQNPGAEEAAGARGAGSEEDPNTAQDGSPAPPGV, encoded by the coding sequence ATGGCGGTGACACCGGTGATGGCTGCgtggctcctgctgctgctggcggcaGCCCCGGTGCTGGCGGCTGCGCCCCGGCATGCCGCGGTGCTGCCTGACGTTGGGGGCAGCGGGGACGCCGAGGAGGTCTCAGCTGAGCCACCCGCCCGCTACGTAACACCAGGGACCGGCCCGACGCTGGGGGATGCGGCGGGGACTACGGTGACCAACAGCTCGGCGCCGGGCGGCGTGCTGGACAGGCTGATGGACTTCTTCAAGGAGTAcatgctgctggtggtggtggtgggctCGCTGGCCTTCGTCCTCCTCTTCATCGTCTGTGCCGCCGTCATTGTGCGGCAGAAGCACAAGGCATCCGCCTACTacccctcctccttccccaagaAGAAGTACGTGGACGAGCGGGACAAGGTGGGGGGGCCCCGGGCTTTCGATGAGGTGCCGGACGGAGCCCCCGGCGGGGGGGAGCCCGTGGCCATCGGCCGGCAGCTGGAGGCCGATATCCGTGCTGCTGCCCACAACCTCAGATCACCTCCCAAGGCTGGGGAGCAGAAACCCCaccctgaggaggaggaggaggaggaaggaagcaagAAGCTGGGTGATGAGCAACCCACCGAACCCCCTCCCCAGAATCCAGGCGCTGAGGAAGCGGCAGGTgcaagaggagcagggagtgaGGAGGACCCCAACACTGCCCAGGATGGATCCCCAGCCCCTCCCGGTGTCTAG